One genomic segment of Lampris incognitus isolate fLamInc1 chromosome 2, fLamInc1.hap2, whole genome shotgun sequence includes these proteins:
- the nppa gene encoding natriuretic peptides A → MRMAVLWGLLTLLCQHTLVSCHVLGRPYSSGDLAQLKSVLERFEESLAEAAQEETPEADYEGTNTEPERGQASRGWSPDQGEGQRLSLPERPQPPAEGRSWTPSQRSRLQDLLMSVRGRVSGCFGGRMDRIGNTSGLGCNGGRALLKATNKLLGNPFSGSP, encoded by the exons ATGAGGATGGCGGTCCTGTGGGGCCTGCTGACTCTGCTGTGTCAACACACGCTGGTGAGCTGCCATGTGCTGGGGAGACCTTACTCCAGCGGAGACCTGGCCCAGCTAAAG TCTGTGCTGGAGCGGTTTGAAGAGAGTCTGGCCGAAGCAGCCCAGGAGGAGACCCCCGAGGCCGACTATGAAGGGACGAACACAGAGCCCGAGCGCGGTCAGGCCAGCCGAGGATGGAGCCCCGACCAGGGGGAGGGCCAGCGGCTTTCGCTGCCGGAAAGACCACAACCGCCTGCTGAGGGCCGCAGCTGGACCCCGAGTCAGAGGAGTCGGCTGCAAGACCTGCTGATGTCTGTCAGGGGCCGGGTGTCCGGGTGCTTCGGCGGTAGGATGGACCGTATCGGAAACACGAGTGGTCTGGGATGCAACGGTGGGAGAG CTCTGCTTAAAGCTACAAACAAGCTGCTTGGCAACCCGTTCTCCGGTTCTCCGTAG
- the nppb gene encoding natriuretic peptides B: protein MQLSTIPIYAILLLVNVQLFRAHPIIDRLTEDDVDVLKLLLHRLEESVPEQVEVPSKRPGEERNMDMATEARIQEDPIQTSLDEAAIREFLSAKNLKSVRNDSFRRSSSCFGRRMDRIGSMSSLGCNTASKYNPRRR from the exons ATGCAGCTCTCTACCATTCCTATCTATGCCATCCTCTTGCTTGTGAACGTGCAGCTTTTCAGAGCTCATCCCATCATCGATCGTTTGACTGAGGATGACGTCGACGTCTTAAAG CTGCTGCTCCACAGACTAGAGGAGTCTGTTCCCGAGCAGGTGGAGGTCCCCAGCAAAAGGCCGGGTGAGGAGCGTAATATGGACATGGCCACGGAGGCCCGCATTCAGGAGGACCCAATTCAAACGAGCCTGGATGAGGCCGCCATCAGAGAGTTTCTGTCAGCCAAGAACTTAAAGTCCGTCCGAAATGACTCCTTCAGGAGATCCTCGAGCTGCTTCGGCCGACGGATGGACCGGATCGGCTCTATGAGCTCCCTGGGCTGCAACACGGCCAGCAAATACA ATCCAAGGAGAAGATGA
- the nppal gene encoding natriuretic peptide A-like, whose product MISHICFCSLTALLLLNLVGGKPLSDVQSLKQLLELESDAPYYAVDGRGGGGEDEEEEEEEEEERRWESGPANFALAGKENALARLLKDVVRMSKRSWGRYKKGGLRSCFGVRLERIGSFSGLGC is encoded by the exons ATGATTTCGCACATTTGCTTTTGCTCTCTAACCGCACTCTTACTGCTCAACTTGGTAGGCGGCAAACCCCTATCCGACGTCCAG AGTTTAAAACAACTTCTGGAGCTGGAGAGCGACGCGCCATATTACGC GGTAGACGGGAGGGGAGGCGGaggggaagatgaagaggaagaagaagaagaagaagaagagcggcGCTGGGAGTCTGGCCCCGCCAACTTCGCGCTGGCGGGAAAAGAGAACGCCCTCGCGCGCCTCCTCAAAGACGTGGTGCGGATGTCGAAGCGCTCGTGGGGCCGCTACAAGAAGGGCGGGCTGAGGAGCTGCTTCGGCGTCCGGCTGGAGAGGATCGGCTCCTTCAGCGGCCTGGGGTGCTGA